The Streptomyces sp. B3I8 nucleotide sequence GCCGCCCGCAACGGCAGCGTCGACGGCATGCGCGTCGGCGTGGTCAAGCAGTTCCGTGGCGAGGGCTACCAGGCCGGCGTCATCCAGCGGTTCGACGAGTCCGTCGCGCTGCTGAAGGAACTGGGCGCCGAGATCGTCGAACTGGACTGCCCGTCCTTCGACCTCGCCCTGTCGGCGTACTACCTGATCGCCCCCTCCGAGTGCTCCTCCAACCTCGCCCGCTTCGACGGCCTGCGCTACGGCCGCCGCACCGGCGACGACGGCAGCCACTCGGCCGAGGAGGTCACCTCGCTGACCCGCGAGGCCGGCTTCGGCGCCGAGGTCAAGCGCCGCATCATGCTCGGCACGTACGCCCTGTCCAGCGGCTACTACGACGCCTACTACGGCAGCGCCCAGAAGGTCCGTACGCTCATCACGCGGGACTTCGAGAAGGCGTTCGAGCAGGTCGACGTGATCGTCTCCCCGACGACCCCGACCACCGCCTTCCCGATCGGCGAGCGCGCCGACGACCCGATGGCGATGTACCTCGCCGACCTGTGCACCATCCCGACCAACCTCGCGGGCAACGCCGCGATGTCGCTGCCCTGCGGCCTCGCCCCCGAGGACAACCTGCCGGTCGGGCTGCAGATCATCGCCCCGGCCCTGAAGGACGACCGCCTGTACAAGGTGGGTGCCGCCGTCGAGGCCGCCTTCGTGGAAAGGTGGGGTCACCCGCTGATCGAGGAGGCACCGTCGCTGTGAGCAACGCACTGTCCAAGGCCAAGGGTTTCAAGAAGTCCCGGACCGGTCTGTACGTCTCGATGGCCACGTCGGCGTTCGGCGCCCTCGGCGCCTACAAGCAGATCAAGAAGGCCCGCGACGACCACGACACGCTGCGACTGATCGACGCCGTCGTGACCGGCGCCGCGGTCGTCACCAACCTCGCCATCCTCTACCGCGAGCTGAAGCGGCTGGGCGACGACGACGTCCTGCTGGGCTGAGAGGGAAGCATCACCGTGACCACCACGACCGACCTGGTGTCGTACGAGGACGCACTCGCGTCGTACGACCCCGTCATGGGCCTCGAGGTCCATGTCGAACTCGGCACCAAGACGAAGATGTTCTGCGGGTGCTCCACCGAGCTCGGTGCCGAGCCCAACTCGCAGACCTGCCCCACCTGCCTCGGCATGCCCGGCGCGCTCCCGGTCGTCAACGCGACCGGGGTCGAGTCGGCCATCCGGATCGGCCTCGCGCTCAACTGCGAGATCGCCGAGTGGTGCCGCTTCGCCCGGAAGAACTACTTCTATCCGGACATGCCGAAGAACTTCCAGACCTCCCAGTACGACGAGCCGATCGCCTTCGACGGCTACCTCGACGTACAGCTGGAGGACGGCGAGGTCTTCCGCGTGCAGATCGAGCGCGCCCACATGGAGGAGGACACCGGCAAGTCGCTGCACGTCGGCGGCGCCACCGGCCGTATCCACGGCGCGTCCCACTCCCTGCTGGACTACAACCGCGCCGGCATCCCGCTCATCGAGATCGTCACCAAGCCGATCGAGGGCGCGGGCGAGCGGGCCCCCGAGGTCGCGAAGGCGTACGTCGCCGAGCTGCGCGAGCTCATCAGGGCGCTCGGCGTCTCCGACGCCCGCATGGAGATGGGCCAGATGCGCTGCGACGTCAACCTGTCGCTGCGCCCCCACGGCCGGGAGAAGTTCGGCACCCGCAGCGAGACGAAGAACGTCAACTCGCTGCGCTCCGTCGAGCGCGCGGCCCGCTTCGAGATCCAGCGGCACGCCGCGGTGCTCTCCTCGGGCGGCACGATCATCCAGGAGACCCGGCACTTCCACGAGGACACGGGGTCCACGACCTCCGGCCGCGTGAAGGAGGAGGCCGAGGACTACCGGTACTTCCCCGAGCCGGACCTGGTGCCGGTCGCCCCGGCCCGCGAGTGGGTCGAGGAGATCCGCGCCTCCCTGCCCGAGCTGCCGCTGGTGCGCCGCAACCGGCTGCGCGAGGAGTGGGGCATCTCCGGCTTCGACATGCAGGCGATCCTCAACGCCGGCGCGCTGGAGCCGATCGTCGCCACGATCGACGCGGGCGCGGACGCCGCCTCCGCCCGCAAGTGGTGGATGGGCGAGCTGGCCCGCAGCGCCAACGAGTCGCAGAAGCCGCTGGACGAGCTGGCGATCACGCCGCAGCAGGTCGCCAGGGTGGCCGAACTGGTGGCCGAGGGCGACCTCAACGACAAGCTGGCCCGCCAGGTCATCGAGGGCGTGCTGG carries:
- the gatB gene encoding Asp-tRNA(Asn)/Glu-tRNA(Gln) amidotransferase subunit GatB, giving the protein MTTTTDLVSYEDALASYDPVMGLEVHVELGTKTKMFCGCSTELGAEPNSQTCPTCLGMPGALPVVNATGVESAIRIGLALNCEIAEWCRFARKNYFYPDMPKNFQTSQYDEPIAFDGYLDVQLEDGEVFRVQIERAHMEEDTGKSLHVGGATGRIHGASHSLLDYNRAGIPLIEIVTKPIEGAGERAPEVAKAYVAELRELIRALGVSDARMEMGQMRCDVNLSLRPHGREKFGTRSETKNVNSLRSVERAARFEIQRHAAVLSSGGTIIQETRHFHEDTGSTTSGRVKEEAEDYRYFPEPDLVPVAPAREWVEEIRASLPELPLVRRNRLREEWGISGFDMQAILNAGALEPIVATIDAGADAASARKWWMGELARSANESQKPLDELAITPQQVARVAELVAEGDLNDKLARQVIEGVLAGEGTPDEVVDKRGLKVVSDEGALGTAVDEAIAGNPGVADKIRGGKVAAAGALVGAVMKATRGQADAARVKELILEKLGVTEG